The DNA region GCCGTCCTGTCGGTGGTGATGTACGTCGCCCTGTTGTTCCTGCCGGTTGCCGCGACGCACGTCCTGCTGGTCGGGGCGGTGGTCGTCGGCGGCGCGCTGGTGCTCCGCGGCCGGGTCCCGGACCAGGCGGTCGCGGTCGCGGCGGCGATGCTGTTTCCGGTCGTGTACCTCGGGATGGGCGTCGCCACGGTGCCGCTGGTGCGCGAGGCGTATGGCGCCCCCGCCCTGATGACGCTGTTCCTCACCCAGATCGGCAGCGACACGGGGCAGTACTACGCCGGCCGGACGTTCGGCCGCGCCCCGCTCGCCAAGGCGTTGAGTCCCAAGAAGACGCGTGAGGGGGCGATTGGCGGCCTGGTGACCGGCGCGGTGGTGATGGTCGGCTTCGGGCGGCTGTGGCTGCCGGGCCTGCCGGCGTGGCAGCTCGCGCTGCTCGGCGTCGCGGTGGCCATCGTCGGCATCGCCGGCGACCTGTTCGAGTCCATGCTGAAGCGCAGCGCCGACGTGAAGGACTCCTCGAACCTCATTCCTGGCCACGGCGGCATGCTCGATCGCATCGACGCGCTGCTGTTCACGATGCCGCTGTACTACGTGGCGTTGCAGTGGCTCTGGCCGGCCGTCGCCCGCTGATGATCCGGCTCGCAATCCTCGGCAGCACCGGGTCGATCGGCGTGAGCGCCCTCGACGTCGTCGCGGCGCACCCCGACAAGCTGGAGGTCGTGGGCCTCGCGGCCGGCGGCAACGTCGCCGCGATGTGCGCGCAGGCTGCAGTCGTGCGGCCCCGCGCCATCGGGATGGCGAGCGATGACTCGCTGCGACGCGTGCGCGAGGCGCTCCCGGCCGACGTCGGGTCGGCGGTGGAGCAGTGGGAGGTCGGCCGCGAGGGACTCGCGGCGGTGGCCACCCACCCCGACGTGGACGTCGTGCTCTGTGCCTGTTCGGGCACCGAGGCGCTCGAGGCGGTGCTTGCGGCGATCGAGGCCGGCAAGCGGATTGCGCTCGCCAACAAGGAAGTACTCGTGATGGCCGGCGCGCTGGTGATGGCGGCCGCGCGTGCCCGTGGCGTCGACGTGCTGCCGGTCGACAGCGAGCACAACGCGATCCACCAATGCCTGGCCGGGCACCCGCGCCAACACGTGCGACGCCTCGTGCTGACCGCGTCAGGGGGCCCGTTCCGCACCACGCCGGTCGAGGCGCTCGCCACGGTGACGGCGGCCGACGCCCTGAGCCACCCGACGTGGAAGATGGGGCGCAAGATCACGGTGGACTCGGCGACGATGATGAACAAGGGCCTCGAGGTCATCGAAGCCCGCTGGCTCTTCGACATGCCCGCCGATCGGATCGACGTCGTGATCCACCCGCAATCGGTGGTGCACTCGATGGTCGAGTTCGAGGACGGTTCCCTGCTGGCGCAGCTCGGCGTCACCGACATGAAGCTGCCCATCCAGTACGCGTTCACCTGGCCCGACCGCTGGGAGAGCCCGGTGCCACGGCTGGACTGGCGGCAGGGACTCGACCTCCGCTTCGAGGTCCCGGATCTCGACCGCTTCCCGTGCCTGCGCCTCGCCTACGAGGCCCTGCGCGCCGGCGGGGCGGCGCCGGTCGTGTTGAACGCGGCCAACGAGATTGCCGTAGCGTCATTCCTGGAGGGCCTGGTGCCCTTCACGGGGATCGCCGCGACCGTGGGGGAGGTGCTCGAGGAGGCGTCCGGACGGACGCTCGACGCCGCTTCCCTCGCCGCGATCCGCGACGTCGATGCCTGGGCGCGGCAGCGGGCTGCCGCCAGGCTCGGCACGATAGAATCCGGACGAGGCCTCATCGCGTGACCAATCTGTGGGCGTTTCTCTTCGTCCTGGGCGTGCTCGTGTTCGTGCACGAACTGGGACATTTCCTGCTCGCGCGCTGGAACGGCGTGCGCGTGCTGACGTTCTCGCTGGGCTTCGGACCGAAGCTCCTGAAGGTGGTGCGCGGGGGCACGGAGTACTGCATCAGCGCGATTCCGCTCGGCGGCTACGTGAAGATGGCCGGCGAGACCCCGGACGACCCCCGCCAGGGGGCGCCCGACGAGTTCCTGTCCAAGACCAAGTGGCAGCGGTTCCAGATCCTGATTGCCGGGCCGCTGATGAACCTGCTGCTCGCCGTCGGGCTGATGACGTTCGTCATCTGGAACGGCGCCACCGAGCCGGCCTACGAGCAGCGGACGCCCGTCGTCGGCCGCGTGCTGCCGGGCTCGCCGGCCGAGAAGGCGGGCATCCGCGCCGGCGACGTGATCCTGTCGTTTGCCGACAAGGACGTCTCGACGTGGCAGGGCCTGCAGATGCGGGTCGTGCCCCGCGCCAACCGCGAAGTGCCGATCGTCATCAGCCGCGGCGGTCAGCGGCAGCAGCTCACCGTGGTGCCCGAGGCGCAGACCAAGTACGAGATCGGCGACCTGGGCATCTCGCCGTCGGTGCACCCGGAAGTGGTGCAGGTGCAGCCGGGGAGCGCCGCCGAGGCGGCCGGGCTCAAGCCGAAGGACGTGATCCTGTCGTTCAACGGCACCGACACGACCGGCTTCACGCTGCAGCAGATGATCGGGGAGATCAGCAAGCGCGCCGGCCAGCCGGTCACCCTCGGCATCCTGCGCGGTGGCCAGAGGCTCGAGGTGCCGGCCACGCCGCGTGACCAGGGCGGGATCGGACGGCTCGGCATCAACCTGAGTCCCTTCGAGACGGTCACCATCCAGCCCGGCTTCGTGCAGGCCATCGGCCTGAGCGTCAAGCAGAACTGGGAATGGACGGCGATGATCGGCGAGATGCTGGCCGGCCTGTTCACGGCCGAGACCTCGCCCAAGCAGCTGATGGGGCCGCTGGGCATCGCCGAGGTCGCCGGCGGCGCGGCGGCGATCAGCTGGGCCGCGCTCTTCGGGACGATGGCGATGGTCAGCCTGAACCTCGGCCTGCTGAACCTCCTGCCCATCCCGATCCTCGACGGTGGGCACATCACCATCCTGGCCATCGAGGGCCTGGCGCGCCGCGATTTCAGCATGCGCGTGAAGGAGCGGATGCTGATGGCCGGGTT from Luteitalea sp. TBR-22 includes:
- a CDS encoding 1-deoxy-D-xylulose-5-phosphate reductoisomerase → MIRLAILGSTGSIGVSALDVVAAHPDKLEVVGLAAGGNVAAMCAQAAVVRPRAIGMASDDSLRRVREALPADVGSAVEQWEVGREGLAAVATHPDVDVVLCACSGTEALEAVLAAIEAGKRIALANKEVLVMAGALVMAAARARGVDVLPVDSEHNAIHQCLAGHPRQHVRRLVLTASGGPFRTTPVEALATVTAADALSHPTWKMGRKITVDSATMMNKGLEVIEARWLFDMPADRIDVVIHPQSVVHSMVEFEDGSLLAQLGVTDMKLPIQYAFTWPDRWESPVPRLDWRQGLDLRFEVPDLDRFPCLRLAYEALRAGGAAPVVLNAANEIAVASFLEGLVPFTGIAATVGEVLEEASGRTLDAASLAAIRDVDAWARQRAAARLGTIESGRGLIA
- a CDS encoding phosphatidate cytidylyltransferase, encoding MTRVISGLVLLALIVGVFWYLPPWGTQIFAGLALVLSLREYDNLVRLGGLDVVPGVGAVLSVVMYVALLFLPVAATHVLLVGAVVVGGALVLRGRVPDQAVAVAAAMLFPVVYLGMGVATVPLVREAYGAPALMTLFLTQIGSDTGQYYAGRTFGRAPLAKALSPKKTREGAIGGLVTGAVVMVGFGRLWLPGLPAWQLALLGVAVAIVGIAGDLFESMLKRSADVKDSSNLIPGHGGMLDRIDALLFTMPLYYVALQWLWPAVAR
- the rseP gene encoding RIP metalloprotease RseP yields the protein MTNLWAFLFVLGVLVFVHELGHFLLARWNGVRVLTFSLGFGPKLLKVVRGGTEYCISAIPLGGYVKMAGETPDDPRQGAPDEFLSKTKWQRFQILIAGPLMNLLLAVGLMTFVIWNGATEPAYEQRTPVVGRVLPGSPAEKAGIRAGDVILSFADKDVSTWQGLQMRVVPRANREVPIVISRGGQRQQLTVVPEAQTKYEIGDLGISPSVHPEVVQVQPGSAAEAAGLKPKDVILSFNGTDTTGFTLQQMIGEISKRAGQPVTLGILRGGQRLEVPATPRDQGGIGRLGINLSPFETVTIQPGFVQAIGLSVKQNWEWTAMIGEMLAGLFTAETSPKQLMGPLGIAEVAGGAAAISWAALFGTMAMVSLNLGLLNLLPIPILDGGHITILAIEGLARRDFSMRVKERMLMAGFAVLMLLMVTVIYNDLSRVEWLSRLLRRS